In Carassius carassius chromosome 2, fCarCar2.1, whole genome shotgun sequence, the DNA window GGATCCCATGAGTTGAAGACGGAGTTGtttatgtttaattaattaaatagttTTGACTGGTATAAGGAAAATCACAGTGTTgtagtgtacagtggagttgctatatacagtattgagcagagtatatacagaatataaataggaatgcaatgtagggattgtatgtacattatgaaaagCAGCAACGTGAGAACAgtagtaataaatacagttggatgtgTGTGCAAAagtatgcaaaataacagtagtgcaatgatatttttatagaaatagtttactgtgctttgttcagtaacaactttagacagtttacattAATAGCTAGAAtagtgtgcagtctgtgcaaaaaaatgaatagaaattgaCAATGATATCAAAACCACCAAAGAAGCGCTGCTCAATTGGGTCTGCCTTGTTTATTCGGTTGCTATTCTGTTAGCTTTTCATTAGCTTGTGTTTGACAATGTGTTTATTCATTACTGTTTGTTTGCCTGTAACTTTATTCTATATTTGTTTAGATTTCTCTACTCAGTCTACACACAGTGCATTCTTCTAGATAGCAAAATGAGGTTTTTAAGTAgtcttttgatattttaatttcaCTGTTGCTTAAAATCTTGTAGGTGGCaagatttataatgttttttaaagaaatgaatactttttattCTGCAAATCGATCAAAATTtacagtaaagaaatgtataatgctacaaaagatgtCTGTTTAAGCTTTTTAGATCACCATTGTATTTTTCCCTTCTCAATCTTTTcccttgttctctctctctctcctgcagtGGGTGGCATTTGCCTCGCTGTTCTTCATACTGGTTTCCATAACCACATTCTGCCTGGAGACACACGAGGCCTTCAACCCCATCATTAACCGAACATATATTAACCCTGAAGACAACAGCTCCAGGTTTCACTTGGAGACAGAGACGGTGGTCTACCTAACCTACATCGAGGGAGTGTGTGTAGTGTGGTTCACCTTTGAGTTCCTCATGCGTGTCACCTTCTGTCCAGACAAAAAGAAATTCATCAAAAACACGCTAAACATCATAGACTTTGTGGCCATCCTGCCATTTTACCTGGAGGTAGGCCTGAGCGGATTGTCCTCTTCCGAAGCAAAGGACGTTCTGGGTTTCCTCCGAGTAGTGCGATTCGTTCGGATCCTCCGAATTTTCAAGCTGACACGACACTTTGTGGGCCTGCGAGTGCTGGGACACACCCTTCGCGCCAGCACAAATGAGTTCCTCTTGCTCATCATCTTTCTGGCGCTCGGAGTTCTCATCTTTGCCACCATGATCTACTACGCCGAGCGAATCGGTGCCAATCCCAATGACCCACGTGCCAGCGAGCACACTCATTTCAAAAACATCCCCATTGGCTTCTGGTGGGCTGTTGTGACTATGACCACATTGGGCTACGGAGACATGTATCCTCAGACCTGGTCAGGCATGTTGGTGGGCGCATTGTGTGCTCTGGCGGGTGTGTTAACCATCGCCATGCCTGTGCCTGTCATTGTCAATAACTTTGGGATGTACTACTCTCTAGCCATGGCTAAGCAGAAGCTACCAAAGAAAAAGAACAAGCATATTCCCCGTGCCCCCCAGCTGGGCTCACCGAATTACTGTAAGTCTGCCATGAACTCACCTCACCACAGCCCACAAAGTGACCATTGCGCTCTTCCTGCCCAAGAGGAGATTTTAGAAATGAACAGAGCAGGTAGGAGGCTTGTTTAAGTAGCATCCTTCTGGATTAATGTCATAGATTCagaagtttaagatatttaactCACCTTTTCTTCCCTTCCACCTTACCGTTTCTCTAGACCTGCCTGAAATCACACATGTAACCTGTTTTCAAAATCTCTTGTTTGAGAATCATTCAAATGCAGCTCAACCATCTGGAGATATTATAAAATCTCATCACACTGCATTCTTTACAAAGATGTGTGTAGAAACAAACACACTTCTTCACCATGGTTGCATAACAACCAATACCCCATGCAACATTTTGCAAATCTTTATGTTTTTCCATCAGACTCCTGTGAGGATAAATTATATCCACCCAGACAAACAGGAGCACACTCATTGAACGGCTTGCTTTTCAAGTAGGATGCTTAATTACATCCTACTTATATGCAAATACACAAtagtttttatttgcttttgtgaCGTTAACCATGATTGATTCTATGGCTTTTAGCAAATAGCTACAGTTGAATGATTTTGTAAGGGAGTTAAAAAATCCACAGAAGAATATACAGTAGGGATGCAACAACTAATCCATACTTGATACTGAATTTCATAATCTATTAGTTTGATTTGTGTCACACATTTGTAAGGTGGTGGAGGTGAAATGTGGTATACTGTTCTAGTTAGTATCTGTTGTGGAAGTATGGTATAGTAAACAACTGTGATTTTGTATCTAAAACTATGTTGTGTTACataaattcataattcataatcaaTATCCATTATCTCATGTTGGATTGAGTTCAGATCTGAGTTTAATTTACAAAGTGAAAAAGCACTGAACTTGTTGTATGTAGCCTGTCAGCCACACACAATTACATGTGGATGTGGAACAGTAAGAGTGCCTGACCAGCATAAATAAGATATTTCATCCCACTCCACTCTGTCCTCAGCATTCAGTGAGAGTAAGTGGTGGTGAGTGCCTTCATTCGGAGCACTCATTTAAAGATTGGCTGTGAAAGAGAAGTGAAGAGATGAGCTTGTTGGCCGTGTCTGATCAGACTACTTAAAGAATTTCTCATAATGTTTGAGAGTAACTGTGAGTGACTCCTTCCTCCATAAGTCTGACTGGAGGAATCCCCATTTTGAAATTTCATAATCACATTctttactttaaatgtaataatccatgGGCTTTAAAGCTTTTTGATTCCAAGGACCACCAAATATTATGATCCCTTTGTGATAATGTCGTTCTAAAATATAAAGCTATAAACAAAGGTGGAAAGGATGAACTTTTTTGAAAGATacagcaaaagtaaaaaaaaaaaaacacttgaagcaatgcatgtctaaataaataaattaataaaaagagcaCAATAAATCTGACCCCATGGACAGAATTAAATATTTGTGATATTTGAAATATCTAAtgtcttttaaaggggtcatatgacgttgctaaaaagaacattattttgtgtaatgcgaTGTGTTCacgcagtttaaggttaaaaaaaatattattttccacaAATTGTACATTACTGTACACTGTTGCTCCTCCATGTCTCACTTTTCTGAAACGGGtagattttttacaaagctcatttttCTGAAAAGTGCTGTGTGCGCTGATTGGCCAGGTATCtagtgcgctgtgattggccgaatactttAAGCGTGTTATCAAAATTTCCACCCGACCATTACCAGGTACAGGAAACTTTCCTCcataaatgcactgcacacatctgaatatttaggtTGTACTGTTCTGGAaaagtgttgtaaataaaacgtaaccactgatttctagttatattctcttttggaaggccaaacaaaatagtaatgatactgaaatttcagcttcgccctcacaggaataaattacattttaaataaataaaaaaaggatcatTCCATTGTTGTGAGAGTTTATGACAAACACTAAACTTTGAGAACTCACTCAATGaataattatattacagtattagaGACAGCCTTAAGTATGTGTCTATTTATGTGTTAAGTTATAAAAGGAGAGTCCTGTCTGCAATGTTTACTTGCGTGATCATTCTGTCCTGTTAAAGACAAAGCTTATGAAGTGAAAGGATGGGTAGTGCCTTCTGTTTTCTCACAGTctctttattatttaattctcTGTGTTTTTACACTGCACTAGAGCCTGTTGCTATGGCAACAGTGTCCAAGCAACCGCACAATAGGAAAAGCAATCTGCAATGAGCTGCAGTCATTCACTCGCCTCGCACGACTCCCGcgcaattcacacacacacacacacacacacacacacacacacagttagatGGTCTGAGCTGAGGATGAATGCAGTATAAATCAATACGTGACCTACCGTTAATTGCTGCTCAGGTTTTTAGGGGATAAAATGTCTCTGGATGTTTTTGGGGTTTAATAGGAATCCTCTGTAATGTTTAGATGGGAAATAATGGATAATGAATCCAGTTAAATTTTGATCTTCATGCCAGTTGGattgaaaatgttaaataacaaaCTATACATAAAAAACTAGATATCCTTCCTGTCCTTTATTCCCTTTCTCccctttctccctctctttttaaATCTCTCTTGTAAATGAGTTTACAGATGGCACAAAGGTCTTGATTATCAGCTCCATCCATTTGACTTTGGGCAGAGAACCGTAAGAATCACCAGCACATAGAGCGAAAGCATCTGTTGCATTGGCCGTGGTCGCAGAAAAACACAGCAAATACTCTCCGTGCAGCTCTgtgacactcactcacactcacactcacacacacacacacacacacacacacacacacacacacatactgtttaAAATGAGCCAACACTCTGTCCTCCATAGACAGTGCCTATATCCATCCCTGTCGTATAATTATTTCTAATTCTGAGGTCTCCTGAGAAATACGAGTTGTGTAATTATCATTATGTTCTTGGCCccttttttaaattcaaatggtCCACTCACACTTAACACATCCAGCATAATGGTATTTCATGTGTTGCTTTGGCTCTCGCTGTTAATTGTGGCAATTGGAGATATGACagtatttatatttagttttatgtATCAGCATATAGTATGTGTTTGATATATTGTACAGCATATAATCAGCACCCTTATATTTTTCAGTAGTTGCTAGGAATAGTTGCTATTAACAGGATTCACTCACAGGGAAACATGACATTT includes these proteins:
- the LOC132105817 gene encoding potassium voltage-gated channel subfamily C member 1-like isoform X1; the encoded protein is MGQGDEKDRVVINVGGIRHQTYRSTLRTLPGTRLAWLAEPDAHSHFDYDAQIDEFFFDRHPGVFAHILNYYRTGKLHCPADVCGPLYEEELAFWGIDETDVEPCCWMTYRQHREAEEALDSFGGGPAEMCNDDMDTEVLGDPGDGDEELEMTKRLALGDSPDAKGAGLWQRWQRRVWALFEDPYSSKYARWVAFASLFFILVSITTFCLETHEAFNPIINRTYINPEDNSSRFHLETETVVYLTYIEGVCVVWFTFEFLMRVTFCPDKKKFIKNTLNIIDFVAILPFYLEVGLSGLSSSEAKDVLGFLRVVRFVRILRIFKLTRHFVGLRVLGHTLRASTNEFLLLIIFLALGVLIFATMIYYAERIGANPNDPRASEHTHFKNIPIGFWWAVVTMTTLGYGDMYPQTWSGMLVGALCALAGVLTIAMPVPVIVNNFGMYYSLAMAKQKLPKKKNKHIPRAPQLGSPNYCKSAMNSPHHSPQSDHCALPAQEEILEMNRADPKVNGEAAKAALANEDCPHIDQAISPEDGQIFNQSQQRGDTPCFLLNVGGRSPNTSTRVRKGYQKSRSLGTITSKARTLAEVVSMSTGSCSPPVLLRRSHSPIPSIL
- the LOC132105817 gene encoding potassium voltage-gated channel subfamily C member 1-like isoform X3, whose product is MGQGDEKDRVVINVGGIRHQTYRSTLRTLPGTRLAWLAEPDAHSHFDYDAQIDEFFFDRHPGVFAHILNYYRTGKLHCPADVCGPLYEEELAFWGIDETDVEPCCWMTYRQHREAEEALDSFGGGPAEMCNDDMDTEVLGDPGDGDEELEMTKRLALGDSPDAKGAGLWQRWQRRVWALFEDPYSSKYARWVAFASLFFILVSITTFCLETHEAFNPIINRTYINPEDNSSRFHLETETVVYLTYIEGVCVVWFTFEFLMRVTFCPDKKKFIKNTLNIIDFVAILPFYLEVGLSGLSSSEAKDVLGFLRVVRFVRILRIFKLTRHFVGLRVLGHTLRASTNEFLLLIIFLALGVLIFATMIYYAERIGANPNDPRASEHTHFKNIPIGFWWAVVTMTTLGYGDMYPQTWSGMLVGALCALAGVLTIAMPVPVIVNNFGMYYSLAMAKQKLPKKKNKHIPRAPQLGSPNYCKSAMNSPHHSPQSDHCALPAQEEILEMNRADPKVNGEAAKAALANEDCPHIDQAISPEDGQIFNQSQQRGDTPCFLLNVGGRSPNTSTRVRKEASRQGLHKPPADSVCVMNRGVPTTVCMAQNNPPTS
- the LOC132105817 gene encoding potassium voltage-gated channel subfamily C member 1-like isoform X4, which encodes MGQGDEKDRVVINVGGIRHQTYRSTLRTLPGTRLAWLAEPDAHSHFDYDAQIDEFFFDRHPGVFAHILNYYRTGKLHCPADVCGPLYEEELAFWGIDETDVEPCCWMTYRQHREAEEALDSFGGGPAEMCNDDMDTEVLGDPGDGDEELEMTKRLALGDSPDAKGAGLWQRWQRRVWALFEDPYSSKYARWVAFASLFFILVSITTFCLETHEAFNPIINRTYINPEDNSSRFHLETETVVYLTYIEGVCVVWFTFEFLMRVTFCPDKKKFIKNTLNIIDFVAILPFYLEVGLSGLSSSEAKDVLGFLRVVRFVRILRIFKLTRHFVGLRVLGHTLRASTNEFLLLIIFLALGVLIFATMIYYAERIGANPNDPRASEHTHFKNIPIGFWWAVVTMTTLGYGDMYPQTWSGMLVGALCALAGVLTIAMPVPVIVNNFGMYYSLAMAKQKLPKKKNKHIPRAPQLGSPNYCKSAMNSPHHSPQSDHCALPAQEEILEMNRADPKVNGEAAKAALANEDCPHIDQAISPEDGQIFNQSQQRGDTPCFLLNVGGRSPNTSTRVRKDPCKEDTALVKYMESEVLKVT
- the LOC132105817 gene encoding potassium voltage-gated channel subfamily C member 1-like isoform X2, whose amino-acid sequence is MGQGDEKDRVVINVGGIRHQTYRSTLRTLPGTRLAWLAEPDAHSHFDYDAQIDEFFFDRHPGVFAHILNYYRTGKLHCPADVCGPLYEEELAFWGIDETDVEPCCWMTYRQHREAEEALDSFGGGPAEMCNDDMDTEVLGDPGDGDEELEMTKRLALGDSPDAKGAGLWQRWQRRVWALFEDPYSSKYARWVAFASLFFILVSITTFCLETHEAFNPIINRTYINPEDNSSRFHLETETVVYLTYIEGVCVVWFTFEFLMRVTFCPDKKKFIKNTLNIIDFVAILPFYLEVGLSGLSSSEAKDVLGFLRVVRFVRILRIFKLTRHFVGLRVLGHTLRASTNEFLLLIIFLALGVLIFATMIYYAERIGANPNDPRASEHTHFKNIPIGFWWAVVTMTTLGYGDMYPQTWSGMLVGALCALAGVLTIAMPVPVIVNNFGMYYSLAMAKQKLPKKKNKHIPRAPQLGSPNYCKSAMNSPHHSPQSDHCALPAQEEILEMNRADPKVNGEAAKAALANEDCPHIDQAISPEDGQIFNQSQQRGDTPCFLLNVGGRSPNTSTRVRKAGMFSGRSGAEPAGPTHGTQGYPLLQLGWAHSPEDGHTRVTT
- the LOC132105817 gene encoding potassium voltage-gated channel subfamily C member 1-like isoform X6, whose protein sequence is MGQGDEKDRVVINVGGIRHQTYRSTLRTLPGTRLAWLAEPDAHSHFDYDAQIDEFFFDRHPGVFAHILNYYRTGKLHCPADVCGPLYEEELAFWGIDETDVEPCCWMTYRQHREAEEALDSFGGGPAEMCNDDMDTEVLGDPGDGDEELEMTKRLALGDSPDAKGAGLWQRWQRRVWALFEDPYSSKYARWVAFASLFFILVSITTFCLETHEAFNPIINRTYINPEDNSSRFHLETETVVYLTYIEGVCVVWFTFEFLMRVTFCPDKKKFIKNTLNIIDFVAILPFYLEVGLSGLSSSEAKDVLGFLRVVRFVRILRIFKLTRHFVGLRVLGHTLRASTNEFLLLIIFLALGVLIFATMIYYAERIGANPNDPRASEHTHFKNIPIGFWWAVVTMTTLGYGDMYPQTWSGMLVGALCALAGVLTIAMPVPVIVNNFGMYYSLAMAKQKLPKKKNKHIPRAPQLGSPNYCKSAMNSPHHSPQSDHCALPAQEEILEMNRAGRRLNYLFKLISLKNISLYVFMTVTI